Part of the Terriglobia bacterium genome, CTGCCGGTGCAGAAGGATGGGCGCGTCGATCCCGAGGATGTGCGCAAGGCCCTGACGCCGAAGACCATCCTGATCACGATCATGTACGCCAACAACGAGATCGGGGTGATCAACCCCATCGCCGAGATCGGCAAGATCGCCCGGGAGCACGGGGCGTTTTTCGCGGTGGACGCGGTGCAGGCGGTGGGCAAGATCCCCGTGGACGTGCAGAAGGACAACATCGACCTGCTGGCCATCTCCGCGCACAAGATTTACGGCCCGAAGGGCGTTGGCGCGCTGTATGTGCGCCGGCGCAACCCCCGCGTGCAGCTTTCGGCCATCATTGACGGCGGAGGCCACGAACGGGGCATGCGCTCCGGCACGCTGAACGTGCCCGGCATCGTGGGGCTGGGCAAGGCCTGCGAGATCTGCCAGAAGGAAATGGCGGAGGAGGGCGCGCGGATGCGCAAGCTGCGCGACCGGCTGAAGGACGGGCTGATGGCCAAGCTCGACGAGCTGTTCATCAACGGCTCGATGGAGCACCGCCTGCCGAACAATTTGAACATCAGCTTCGCCTACGTGGAAGGCGAATCGCTGCTGATGGGCATCAACGACGTCGCGGTATCCAGCGGATCGGCCTGTACTTCGGCCACGCTGGAGCCCAGCTACGTGCTGAAGGCGCTGGGCGTGGGCGAAGACCTGGCTCACACGTCGATCCGTTTCGGTTTGGGACGATTTAATACCGAGGAGGAAGTGGATTACGTGACCAACCGCCTCGTGGAAGTTGTAAGCAAGCTGCGCGAACTCTCTCCGCTCTATGAAATGGCGAAAGAGGGCATCGACGTCAGCAAGGTGAAGTGGCAAACGGCCTAAGGGCCTTTATAAGGAAAAGGTGTATGACACAGGACGGAATAATTCGAATTCAACGGTCCATCGGAGGCAGCGGGGCTGCTTTTCAGGTGACCTTTACTCCCTACAACGCGGAAGAGGAAGCGGGAGGGGTGCGGCGTTT contains:
- a CDS encoding IscS subfamily cysteine desulfurase translates to MAVKLPVYMDNHATTPVDPRVLEAMLPYFTEKFGNAASRNHPFGWAAEQAVEQARAQVASLINATPKEIIWTSGATESDNLMIKGVAEMYREKGNHIITQAIEHKAVLDTCKRLEKNGYEVTYLPVQKDGRVDPEDVRKALTPKTILITIMYANNEIGVINPIAEIGKIAREHGAFFAVDAVQAVGKIPVDVQKDNIDLLAISAHKIYGPKGVGALYVRRRNPRVQLSAIIDGGGHERGMRSGTLNVPGIVGLGKACEICQKEMAEEGARMRKLRDRLKDGLMAKLDELFINGSMEHRLPNNLNISFAYVEGESLLMGINDVAVSSGSACTSATLEPSYVLKALGVGEDLAHTSIRFGLGRFNTEEEVDYVTNRLVEVVSKLRELSPLYEMAKEGIDVSKVKWQTA